The window GCGCCTGATCGAGGTGGACAAGGCCGACCTGACCGATCTGCCGGACATCGTGGATGTGGTGTCTGACCGGCCCGAGAAATTCATCGTCTTCTGCGACGACCTGAGCTTTGAGGACGGCGAGCCAGGCTACAAGGCGCTCAAGTCGATTCTCGACGGCTCGGTGGCGGCCGCCACACCCAATGTGCTGATCTACGCCACGAGCAACCGGCGCCACCTGCTGCCGGAGTACATGGCCGACAACCTCACCTACACCCATACCGAAGACGGCGAGGTGCACCCGGGCGAGGTGGTGGAGGAGAAGATCTCTCTGTCGGAGCGGTTTGGCCTGTGGGTCAGCTTCTACCCGTTCAGCCAGCAGGAGTACCTGACCATCGTGGGGCAGTGGCTATCGTCGTTCGGTGTGCCTGCGCAGGCTATTGAGGAAGCGCGGCCTGAGGCGCTGGTCTGGGCGCTGGAGCGTGGCTCGCGCAGCGGTCGCGTGGCGTACCAGTTTGCGCGTGACTATGCGGGGCGCCATGGTGGCTGAAAATATCGCCCCTGATGGCACGCCAGCCAGCACCGAACGCAAACACACCGAAGTGGCCGTGGGCATCCTGCTGCGCGCTGACGGCGCGATGCTGTTGTCCACCCGCCCGCCGGGCAAGCCCTACGCCGGGTACTGGGAGTTTCCGGGCGGCAAGCTCGAAGCGGGTGAGACGGTGGAGCAGGCCCTGCGCCGCGAACTGATCGAGGAGCTGGGCGTGACCATCGGCCCGGCCAGCATCTGGAAAGTGACCGAACACGATTATCCCCACGCGCTGGTTCGCCTGCACTGGTGCAAGGTCTGGGCATGGACCGGTGAGTTCGAGATGCGTGAAGGTCAGGCCATGGCCTGGCAGCAAATGCCGATCACGGTGTCTCCCGTGCTGCCGGGTGCCTATCCGGTGCTGCAATGGCTGGCCGAGGAACGGGGTTTGCAGTCTGCGGTGGAGTGAGATTCCCGTCTGTGTGGGACTGATTTGCTATTGAATTAGTAGCTTCTCAGGCATGTGCTACTAGCGCTACCGCTGGTTTTGGATGAAATGGCTCCTGAATGGAGCCTGTGACCTCTGTCAATGCTGCTGGCGCGGGTCGCCATGGGGGGCGTCGTCTGGCGGTGCTTCGGTAGGCATGCGAAAGCTTTCGCTGGCCCATGCACCCAGGTCGATCTGCTTGCAGCGCTCACTGCAGAAAGGGCGGTACTCATTCGCGGGGCTGTACACGCTATCGCCGCCGCAGCTGGGGCAGGTGACGATGCGCGCCTGCGAGGAGGGGGTTGGGGAGTGGGGCATCCTGGGGTGAACCTCTTGCTCAAATCGGCCGGCCTGATCTTCTGCGGGCCTCGGCGCTATGCAGTCTCTGGGCTAGGGCTAGGGCTTGCTAAGGCCTATGCGCACAGGGTCAGTTCAAACGCTGCGTCTTCGTTGCAGGCGTGCAAACGCCCATCAGCTTCCAACCGCATGAGCCGCACCGAGACTATCAGACGGTTGCCACTGATTTCCGGGATCAGGTTCAGCGCCGGGTCGATGCGAAGCCGCAGCAGCTGGAAGGTACGGCCTTGGGGAAGGTTTTGCTGAAATTGCCCTCGTTCGGCAGCCACCTTTTGGGGAACGCCTGAATCGCGCAGCAGCTTGAGCAATACATAGATCGACTCGGCAAGGGGAGCCAGAGTAGAAGCCCATTCTTCCAGCGCCTGCTGACGCACTGCGGGAGTATGGTGCTGCCACGCGTAGTAGGCGGGCAGATCAAAGCCACAGGTCCCACCCGGAATACCGATACGGCTGCGAATGCTCATCAGCCAGTCGTTCTCGGTGAGCGCGTGGCCCGACTTGCCGCTTTGGGTGTTGAGTGCCACGAAGCAGCGATCCAACTGGCTGATGACCGCGTCGAGCGCTGCTTCAGAGATGGAGGGGTTGCCCCGGTATGCGTCGAGCTGGTGCTTGTGCCTTTCGATGTCCTTGAGCACATCCGACTTCAGATCGGCCCGGGCGGCCACGTCCATGATCTCGAAAATCGTGACCAGGGCGAAATGGTGATCCAGCGCGTGGGGCCGGGGGATCAATTCCCCCAAGCGGCGGAACAGCTGCTCCAGCCGCAGGTAGGTTCTGAGACGCTCGTTAAAGGGGTATTCGTAAAGGATCACGCTGGCGGGTTCCTGGAGGCTCAGGCAGTATTCTGACGCCGGTGGCGCACGGCATGGGGTGAAAGCACAAACGGTTTCGTACGCATCATAGCCCGAACAGTGTGGCCACTTGCCGTACCTCGGCCTGCAACTGCTCCAGTGTGCAGTGTGCTTCGTTGGCAATCACCACATCGGCCACCGCCCTGCGCGCTGAGCGCGTGGCTTGTGAGGCAATGATTCCCTGTACGGCTTCAGCGGACAGACCGCTGCGCTGCATAACCCGCGTGATCTGGGTCTGTTCTGTGCAGTCCACCACAATCACGGCGTCAAGCTGGCGAGCCCAGCGCCCGGACTCGGCGAGCAGAGGAATGTCGTGCACGATCAGTCGGGCGCCAGCCTGCAAGGCCTGCTGAATCCGTTGCTGGCTGTGCAAGGCTACCAGGGGGTGCACGATGGCCTCCAGCTGGCTGCGGGCCTCGGGTTGGCTGAAGGCCAATTGCCGCATGCGCGCGCGGTCCAGGGCACCCGATGCATCGACATAGGCATCACCAAAGGTACTTTGGATGGCTGGCACGGCCGCGCCCCCAGATCCGGTCATTTCCCGGGAAATCTGGTCAGCGTCGATCAGGGCTGCGCCGAGGAACGCCAGCATCTGACCTACCGTGCTCTTGCCGCTGCCAATGCCCCCGGTCAGGCCTAGGCGCAAGGGCTGTCGGTCAGTTGTCATGAGCGCACGTCAGAGTCCCAGGAGCCCGAGCACCGTGCCCAGAATGGCATTGGGGCCAAACACCATCGCAGTGAACCCGGCACCTACCAGGAAGGGTCCGAACGGGATGTAGCCACCTTCGCGCAAGCTGCTGAAAATCTTCATGGCGATCCCGATGATGGCGCCAATCACGGAAGACATCAAAATGATGGGCACCAGCGCTTGCCAGCCAAACCATGCGCCTAACGCGGCAAACAGCTTGAAGTCACCGTACCCCATGCCTTCCTTGCCAGTCGCCAGCTTGAACCCCCAGTACACCAACCAGAGCGAAAGGTACCCAGCCGCGGCGCCCATGACAGAGGCATACAACGGCACGTTAGTCCACTGCATGGCCGATGCCAGCAACCCTGCCCACAGCAGAGGCAAGGTGATGTCATCGGGTAAAAGCGTGGTGTCCCAGTCGATGAATGCAAGGGCCACCAGCGCTGCCGAAAAGCCGCACCATGCCAACCCCGCAGGGGTTAAGCCCCAGCGATGGAGGCAGAAAAAAAACAGTGCACCCGTTGCCAGCTCGACCAACGGGTAACGGGGGCTGATGCGTGTTTTGCAGGACGAACAACGCCCACGCAAAAACAGGTAACTCAAAACCGGGATGTTCTCATGCCACCGCACCAGGTGCCCGCAAGCAGGGCAGCGGGACCGAGGCGTCATGAGATTGAAAGTCAGCTGCGTGTCCTCGGGCGGCTCTTTGCCTTGGTTGGATGCCTCGACTTGCGCCAACTCTGCAGCCCACTGCCTTTCCATCATTTTGGGAAGGCGGTAGATCACCACATTCAGAAAACTGCCGACAAGCAACCCAATCACGCCGCCGATAGCGGCATCCAACCATGCTTCCAGCACCATTACACAACCTGACCGAGCTTGAAGATGGGGAGGTACATCGAGACCACGATACCGCCGATGAGCGTGCCAAGAAACACGATGATGATGGGTTCCATCAGGCTGGATAGGCCTGCGACCATGTCGTCTACTTCAGCCTCATAGAAGTCCGCGGCCTTGCCGAGCATGTGGTCGATGGAGCCAGACTCTTCGCCAATCGCGCACATCTGGAGCACCATGGAGGGAAAGATATTGGCGTTGCCCATAGCAGCCGTCAGGCTGGTGCCTGTAGAGACTTCCTGTTGGATCTTGTCGGTGGCCAGGGAGTACACCGAATTGCCAGCGGCCCCGCCCACCGAGTCGAGCGCCTCCACGAGAGGCACGCCAGCAGCGAACATCGTGGAAAGCGTTCGGGTCCAGCGAGCGACACATGATTTGTCAATCAACGCGCCAAAAACCGGAAGCCGCAACAGGAGCCGGTCCATGAACATCTGGACCTTTTCACTGCGGCGCCATGCCTGCATGAAAAAGTAGAAGCCACCGCCAATGACACCAAAAATTAGCCACCACCATTTGACGAACACCTCGCTGATCGCCATTACCAGCAAAGTTGGAGCTGGCAGGTCGGCACCGAATGAAGTGAAAACCTCCTTGAACGCTGGAATCACGAAAATCATGATGACAGTGACCACCACAAAAGCCACGATCACTACGGAAATGGGGTACATCAAGGCTGATTTGATCTTCGATTTGATCGCCTCGGTTTTTTCCATGTAGGTGGCTAGTCGATCCAGCAAGGCTTCCAAAATACCGGCCGCCTCACCTGCTTCCACCAGGTTGCAGTAGAGACTGTCGAAATACATCGGGTACTTTCTGAATGCCCCGTTGAGCGATGTCCCGGTCTCGATATCGGCCCGAACATCGTTGAGCAATTTGGTAACGCTGGCATTCGTGTTGCCACGACCCACAATGTCGAAAGCCTGCAGCAGAGGCACGCCGGCTTTCATCATGGTTGCCAACTGGCGTGTGAACAACGCAATATCCTTGGGCTTGATTTTCTTGCCCGAGCGCATGCGGCGCTTCTTGATTTTGGTGGGAAACACTCCCTGGCGACGCAGGGTCGCCTGTACCTGGTTTTCTCCACCCGCACGCACTTCACCCCGGACGATCTTGCCGTTGCGGTCCTTGCCCTCCCACTCGAAGACAAAATCCTTAATATCTTTGGTTGATGCTGCGGTCGCCATGGTGCCCTCGTCCGTGGATGCTATTCGTTGGTAACGGCCAGCACTTCCTCAAGGGAAGTGAGGCCCAATTTGGCTTTGTAGAGTCCGGATTCGCGCAGCGAACGAACACCCTCGGCGCGCGCCTGCTCTGCAATCTCCAGCGCGCTCCCATCGCGCAGGATGATGCGCTGGATTTCCTCGGAAATGGCCATCACCTGATAGATACCAAGCCGACCTTTGTAGCCGTTGTTGCAGGCCGAGCACCCTACGGGCCGGTAAGTCACCCAAGAGCCGTCAATTTCGTGCTCCTCGTATCCCGCGTCCACCAAGGCCTCATGGGGAATATCGGCCGGCACCTTGCACACGGGGCACAGCCGACGTGCCAATCGCTGCGCCGTGATCAAGATCACACTGGATGCGATATTGAACGGCGCGATCCCCATATTGCGCATCCGCGTGAGGGTGGTCGGAGCATCGTTGGTATGCAGAGTCGACAGCACCAAGTGACCTGTCTGTGCCGCTTTGATGGAAATGTCCGCAGTCTCCAGATCCCGGATTTCACCCACCATGATGATGTCCGGATCCTGCCGCAGAAACGACTTCAGTGCCACTGCAAAGGTCAAACCAGCTTTTTCATTGACGTTCACCTGATTGACGCCGGGCAAGTTGATTTCAGACGGGTCTTCGGCCGTAGCAATATTGACCCCAGGCTTGTTCAGCAGATTCAAGCAGGTATACAAAGATACCGTCTTGCCGGAGCCCGTGGGGCCCGTCACCAGAATCATTCCGTAGGGACGGCCAATTGCCTGGAGCAATCGCTCCTTCTCCACAGGCTCGTAGCCGAGCGCGTCGATTCCAAGCTTGGCGCTGCTCGGATCGAGAATACGAATCACGATTTTCTCGCCGAACAGCGTGGGCAGGGTGCTCACCCGAAAATCGATGACGCGCTCAGGCCCGACTTTCAATTTCATCCGACCGTCTTGAGGCACGCGCTTTTCCGAAATATCTAGGCGTGAAATCACCTTGATGCGTGAAGCAAGCTTGTCCTTGATGGCGATCGGCGGGGAGGCAATTTCGCGAAGCTCTCCGTCAATCCGGAACCGAACACGATATTGGTGTTCGTAGGGCTCAAAATGCAAATCCGATGCGCGCATGTTGAATGCATCGAGCAGCATTTTGTGCAAAAACTTGACGATGGGAGCATCTTCAACTTCCGTCGTCCCGGTATCTGCCTCTTCAGGCGCATCCTCGATGGCTACGTCATCAAAGGCGAAGTCTCCCCCCCCGCTCACCAGCGTTTCCATGGATTCGCTGGCTGACTTGGTAGTGGCTTCTACCAAACGGCTGAGTTTGTCATATTCCGCAATAATCCAATCCACCCCCATTTGGGTTGTGAATTTGATTTTCTCAGCAGCTTCCTGGTCGGTAGGATCGGCCGTTGCCACAATCAGCCGGTTGTTGCGTTTGCTCAGGACCACCACGCGATACGCCTGGCATATCTTGTTGTCGAGCAGCTCCTTGGGCAGGCGCAAAGGGTCGATGGCGTCCAGGTCGAGCAGGGGCGCCCCAAAAACCGCTGACACTGTGTGCGCCAAATCGGCCGCAGAAACAGCCCCCGAACCTGTCAATTCGGCAATGAAACTGGTCCGGCTGATTTGTGATTTTTTGTAAATGTCTTCGGCTGACTTCTGCGTGAGCTTGCCAGCGGACATCAGGGCACGGCCAAGCCCGGGCAGGGCAACTGCAGAGGCTTCTTTGAGGGCAGTATCAACAGCGGCCATGTAACCGAGAATGTGTTAGGTGTGGAAAAGAAACCATCCTATCATCCCCGATCAACCATGGACTGTACAGCGGCGCATATTGGCAACGGCGCTACAAAACGGATTGCATGAAGGGGCAACCACCCGGTGATGTGATACATGGTCGGGGTGAGAGGATTCGAACCTCCGGCCTCTACGTCCCGAACGTAGCGCTCTACCAGGCTAAGCTACACCCCGCAGCTTGCAATAGTAATCAAGTATGAATCTAATGCGATTGTCAATTCCGCCGCGCTAACAACTGTGCGGCTAATTCTAGCAAACCCTCAGAGTACGCATTTGCAGGCAATAGTTCTGCAGCAGCCATGGCGCGGCGGGCTTCAGCAAAAGCTGCGGCGCGGGTAATGTCCAAGGCGCCGGTCGCGCGGACGATATTGACAATTTCTGTGAGCTGCTCGGTCGAACCCTGCTCGATGGCTTGGCGAACGATGTGCGCTTGACTGGGACTTCCTCGCTCCATGGCGGCGATCAGAGGGAGTGTGGATTTGCCTTCGCGCAAATCATCCCCGAGGTTTTTGCCCATCTCGGCAGCGTCGCCGTCGTAATCCAGCACATCGTCAATGATCTGGAAGGCGGTGCCCAGGGCCTGTCCATAAGTCGCGCATGCCTCTTCCACTTCGGTTGGACTGCCCGCCAGGACGGCTCCCAACCGAGCGCTGGCTTCAAACAGTTTGGCCGTCTTGGAGCGGATAACGCGCAAGTAGCCTGCCTCGTCCAGCGATGCGTCGTGCATGTTCATGAGCTGGAGCACTTCACCTTCCGCGATCACATTCGTGGCCTCGGAGAGGATTTCCATGATGCGCATGCTTCCGGCCTCCACCATCATCTGGAATGACCGCGTGTGAAGGAAATCCCCCACCAAGACGCTGGCGGGGTTGCCAAAGGTTTCATTGGCCGTGGGGCGTCCGCGACGCAAGGTGGATGCGTCCACTACGTCATCATGCAGCAGTGTCGCGGTGTGGATGAGCTCAACCACCGCGGCCAAGCTGTGTCGGTGCGTGCCGCGGTAACCCAGAGCCCCACACACCATCAGCAGCAACGCAGGGCGCAGGCGTTTGCCTCCGGCTGCAATGATGTATTGCGAGATTTGGGCCACCAGGGGAACGCTGGATGTCAGGCGCTGACCGATGACCTTGTCAACCTCGTGCATGTCTTGTGCGACGAGCGCGAGGGGGGAAGCTGCGGGGGCGGTATGGTCAGTCAAGATGGTGGTCACAGAAAGTGCACGAATTATAGGAAGGCTGACCGCAGGACCGATGAGGACGGTGGCGTGCTGGTTACGTCGGATCGACGGATGATGGAGGGGCTGGCGGAGCAGCAAAAGATGCGCTATACTCGCGGGCTCTGCGGAAATTCGTCTGCAGAACTCATATCAAGAGGTCAACATGTACGCGGTCATAAAAACCGGCGGCAAGCAGTATCGCGTTGCTTCCGGCGAAAAAATTAAAGTAGAACAGATTGCTGCGGACGTAGGCCAGGAAATTGTGATCGACCAAGTTCTGGCTGTCGGCAACGGCGCTGAACTGAAGGTTGGTACGCCCCTGGTGTCCGGCGCAACCGTGAAAGCCACTGTCGTGGCCCACGGCAAGCACGACAAAGTGCACATCTTCAAGATGCGCCGTCGCAAGCACTATCAAAAACGCCAAGGCCATCGCCAGCAGTTCACTGAACTGCAAATCGGTGCGATTGCTGCTTAATCGAAGGAGCTAGTCATGGCACAGAAAAAAGGCGGCGGCTCTACGCGAAACGGGCGTGATTCCAAGCCAAAGATGCTGGGTGTCAAGGCCTTCGGTGGTGAACTGATCAGCGCTGGCTCGATCATCGTGCGTCAACGTGGTACACGTTTTCATCCCGGCACCAATGTCGGCGTGGGCAAGGACCACACCTTGTTCGCCTTGGTGGACGGCCACGTGTCGTTCGGCACCAAGGGCGCATTGTCCAAGTCCACGGTCAATGTGACTCCCGCCTGAGGATCTCTCCTCTGGCAACCATCGAAGCCCCGCTTTGCCGGGGCTTTGTTGTTTGGTCTGTACGCGTCGCTGATGCGCTGCGGGTCTTTGGCGCTTGGAATGCGTTCTGCTATTCCGCCACAATCGATCACCAGCCACGGTACGGCCCCTTTTGTAAACTGGATACCCCATGAAGTTCGTCGATGAAGCCTTTATTGACATTGCCGCTGGTGATGGTGGCAATGGCTGCGTGTCGTTCCGGCACGAAAAATACAAGGAGTTCGGCGGCCCTAATGGGGGAGACGGGGGGCGTGGGGGGCATGTGTTCGCCGTGGCCGACCCCAACCTCAACACGCTGGTGGACTATCGCTACTCGCGCCGCCACGAGGCCAAACGGGGTGAGCACGGCATGGGCTCGGACATGTTTGGCGCTGCGGGCACGGACATCACACTCAAGATGCCGGTCGGGACCATCATTACCGACGCGGAGACGGGCGAGGTTCTGTACGAGCTGCTCAATCCGGGTGAGGTCATCACCATCGCCAAAGGCGGTGACGGTGGCTTTGGCAATATGCGTTTCAAAAGCGCGATCAACCGTGCTCCACGCCAGAAAACCCCAGGCTGGCCCGGTGAGAAGAAGAACCTGAAGCTGGAGCTGAAAGTGCTGGCCGATGTAGGCCTGCTGGGCATGCCCAATGCAGGCAAGTCCACCTTTATCACCGCAGTGTCCAATGCGCGTCCAAAGATTGCGGACTACCCGTTTACCACACTGCACCCCAATCTGGGTGTTGTGCGGGTGGGGCCTGAGCAGAGCTTCGTGGTGGCCGACATTCCCGGCTTGATCGAGGGGGCCTCTGAAGGCGCGGGATTGGGTCATCAGTTTCTGCGCCATCTGCAGCGCACGCGCCTGCTGTTGCACATCGTGGATCTGGCGCCGTTTGACGACGCCGTGGACCCGGTGGCGCAGGCCAAGGCCATCGTGAACGAGCTCAAGAAATACGATCAGCAGCTGTACAACAAGCCGCGCTGGCTGGTGTTGAACAAGCTGGACATGGTGCCCGCCGACGAGCGTGAGGCGCGTGTGAAGGATTTTGTGAAGCGTTTCAAGTGGAAGGGGCCGGTGTTTGAGATCTCTGCCCTCACTCGGGAGGGCTGCGAGCCACTGATCCATGCCATCTTCCGCCATGTGCAGTCCGAGCAGCGCACGGAGAACGAGCCGGTGGAGGTGGACCCTCGCTTTGCTGGCGGCGCGCCGGTTTGACGCGCCAGTGGTCGGAGTTCAAGAATTGCTATTTTTTTGGTAGCTACTCGGGCATAAAGCAGTAGCGCTACCGGCATCAAAGATATCAAAAATGGTTTCCAGCGTATTGAGAGATGCCCGCCGCATCGTGGTGAAGGTGGGCTCCAGCCTTGTGACCAACGAAGGGCGGGGACTGGATGAAACTGCCATCGGCGAGTGGAGTCGTCAGCTGGCCGCCCTGGTGCGCGGCGATGGGGGTGCGCCGCGCGAGGTGGTGATGGTGTCCAGTGGCGCCATTGCAGAAGGCATGAAGCGACTGGGCTGGACCATGCGGCCCCAGGAAATCCACGAGCTGCAAGCGGCCGCTGCAGTAGGGCAGATGGGGCTGGCGCAGATGTACGAAACCAAGCTGCGTGAGCAGGGCATGGGCAGCGCGCAGGTGCTGCTGACTCATGCCGATCTGGCGGACCGTGAGCGCTATCTCAATGCGCGCTCCACTTTGCTCACGCTCCTGCGTCTGGGCGTGGTGCCGGTGATCAACGAAAACGACACCGTGGTCAATGACGAGATCAAGTTTGGCGACAACGACACGCTGGGCGCGCTGGTGGCCAACCTCGTGGAGGCCGATGCCCTGATCATCCTCACGGACCAGAAGGGGCTCTACACCGCCGACCCGCGCCGTGATCCATCGGCTCAATTTGTGCACGAAGCCAAGGCGGGTGATCTGGCGCTGGAGGCGATGGCGGGTGGTG of the Acidovorax sp. 107 genome contains:
- a CDS encoding DNA gyrase inhibitor YacG; the protein is MPHSPTPSSQARIVTCPSCGGDSVYSPANEYRPFCSERCKQIDLGAWASESFRMPTEAPPDDAPHGDPRQQH
- the cgtA gene encoding Obg family GTPase CgtA gives rise to the protein MKFVDEAFIDIAAGDGGNGCVSFRHEKYKEFGGPNGGDGGRGGHVFAVADPNLNTLVDYRYSRRHEAKRGEHGMGSDMFGAAGTDITLKMPVGTIITDAETGEVLYELLNPGEVITIAKGGDGGFGNMRFKSAINRAPRQKTPGWPGEKKNLKLELKVLADVGLLGMPNAGKSTFITAVSNARPKIADYPFTTLHPNLGVVRVGPEQSFVVADIPGLIEGASEGAGLGHQFLRHLQRTRLLLHIVDLAPFDDAVDPVAQAKAIVNELKKYDQQLYNKPRWLVLNKLDMVPADEREARVKDFVKRFKWKGPVFEISALTREGCEPLIHAIFRHVQSEQRTENEPVEVDPRFAGGAPV
- the pilB gene encoding type IV-A pilus assembly ATPase PilB, which gives rise to MAAVDTALKEASAVALPGLGRALMSAGKLTQKSAEDIYKKSQISRTSFIAELTGSGAVSAADLAHTVSAVFGAPLLDLDAIDPLRLPKELLDNKICQAYRVVVLSKRNNRLIVATADPTDQEAAEKIKFTTQMGVDWIIAEYDKLSRLVEATTKSASESMETLVSGGGDFAFDDVAIEDAPEEADTGTTEVEDAPIVKFLHKMLLDAFNMRASDLHFEPYEHQYRVRFRIDGELREIASPPIAIKDKLASRIKVISRLDISEKRVPQDGRMKLKVGPERVIDFRVSTLPTLFGEKIVIRILDPSSAKLGIDALGYEPVEKERLLQAIGRPYGMILVTGPTGSGKTVSLYTCLNLLNKPGVNIATAEDPSEINLPGVNQVNVNEKAGLTFAVALKSFLRQDPDIIMVGEIRDLETADISIKAAQTGHLVLSTLHTNDAPTTLTRMRNMGIAPFNIASSVILITAQRLARRLCPVCKVPADIPHEALVDAGYEEHEIDGSWVTYRPVGCSACNNGYKGRLGIYQVMAISEEIQRIILRDGSALEIAEQARAEGVRSLRESGLYKAKLGLTSLEEVLAVTNE
- a CDS encoding type II secretion system F family protein → MATAASTKDIKDFVFEWEGKDRNGKIVRGEVRAGGENQVQATLRRQGVFPTKIKKRRMRSGKKIKPKDIALFTRQLATMMKAGVPLLQAFDIVGRGNTNASVTKLLNDVRADIETGTSLNGAFRKYPMYFDSLYCNLVEAGEAAGILEALLDRLATYMEKTEAIKSKIKSALMYPISVVIVAFVVVTVIMIFVIPAFKEVFTSFGADLPAPTLLVMAISEVFVKWWWLIFGVIGGGFYFFMQAWRRSEKVQMFMDRLLLRLPVFGALIDKSCVARWTRTLSTMFAAGVPLVEALDSVGGAAGNSVYSLATDKIQQEVSTGTSLTAAMGNANIFPSMVLQMCAIGEESGSIDHMLGKAADFYEAEVDDMVAGLSSLMEPIIIVFLGTLIGGIVVSMYLPIFKLGQVV
- the rplU gene encoding 50S ribosomal protein L21 is translated as MYAVIKTGGKQYRVASGEKIKVEQIAADVGQEIVIDQVLAVGNGAELKVGTPLVSGATVKATVVAHGKHDKVHIFKMRRRKHYQKRQGHRQQFTELQIGAIAA
- a CDS encoding ATP-binding protein, whose amino-acid sequence is MNEKFERLVERAEQLIARIESVLPQPLGAPDWSASIAWRYRKRSSGHGALEPVRHVGAMRLEDLKEIDPQKEKIERNTQQFVQGKPANNVLLTGARGTGKSSLIKACLNAYAAEGLRLIEVDKADLTDLPDIVDVVSDRPEKFIVFCDDLSFEDGEPGYKALKSILDGSVAAATPNVLIYATSNRRHLLPEYMADNLTYTHTEDGEVHPGEVVEEKISLSERFGLWVSFYPFSQQEYLTIVGQWLSSFGVPAQAIEEARPEALVWALERGSRSGRVAYQFARDYAGRHGG
- the coaE gene encoding dephospho-CoA kinase (Dephospho-CoA kinase (CoaE) performs the final step in coenzyme A biosynthesis.) encodes the protein MTTDRQPLRLGLTGGIGSGKSTVGQMLAFLGAALIDADQISREMTGSGGAAVPAIQSTFGDAYVDASGALDRARMRQLAFSQPEARSQLEAIVHPLVALHSQQRIQQALQAGARLIVHDIPLLAESGRWARQLDAVIVVDCTEQTQITRVMQRSGLSAEAVQGIIASQATRSARRAVADVVIANEAHCTLEQLQAEVRQVATLFGL
- the proB gene encoding glutamate 5-kinase, producing the protein MVSSVLRDARRIVVKVGSSLVTNEGRGLDETAIGEWSRQLAALVRGDGGAPREVVMVSSGAIAEGMKRLGWTMRPQEIHELQAAAAVGQMGLAQMYETKLREQGMGSAQVLLTHADLADRERYLNARSTLLTLLRLGVVPVINENDTVVNDEIKFGDNDTLGALVANLVEADALIILTDQKGLYTADPRRDPSAQFVHEAKAGDLALEAMAGGAGSSIGKGGMITKILAAKRAAGSGASTVIAWGREPDVLVRLVGGESLGTLLVAQTQKKQARKQWMADHLQLRGSVVVDAGAAAKVRDEGKSLLPIGMTSVEGDFSRGDVIAVRDGSGVEIARGLANYAAAEARLLCRKPSTEFEKLLGYMAEPEMVHRDNLVLAQGA
- a CDS encoding polyprenyl synthetase family protein, which produces MHEVDKVIGQRLTSSVPLVAQISQYIIAAGGKRLRPALLLMVCGALGYRGTHRHSLAAVVELIHTATLLHDDVVDASTLRRGRPTANETFGNPASVLVGDFLHTRSFQMMVEAGSMRIMEILSEATNVIAEGEVLQLMNMHDASLDEAGYLRVIRSKTAKLFEASARLGAVLAGSPTEVEEACATYGQALGTAFQIIDDVLDYDGDAAEMGKNLGDDLREGKSTLPLIAAMERGSPSQAHIVRQAIEQGSTEQLTEIVNIVRATGALDITRAAAFAEARRAMAAAELLPANAYSEGLLELAAQLLARRN
- a CDS encoding NUDIX domain-containing protein, encoding MRGAMVAENIAPDGTPASTERKHTEVAVGILLRADGAMLLSTRPPGKPYAGYWEFPGGKLEAGETVEQALRRELIEELGVTIGPASIWKVTEHDYPHALVRLHWCKVWAWTGEFEMREGQAMAWQQMPITVSPVLPGAYPVLQWLAEERGLQSAVE
- the zapD gene encoding cell division protein ZapD, yielding MILYEYPFNERLRTYLRLEQLFRRLGELIPRPHALDHHFALVTIFEIMDVAARADLKSDVLKDIERHKHQLDAYRGNPSISEAALDAVISQLDRCFVALNTQSGKSGHALTENDWLMSIRSRIGIPGGTCGFDLPAYYAWQHHTPAVRQQALEEWASTLAPLAESIYVLLKLLRDSGVPQKVAAERGQFQQNLPQGRTFQLLRLRIDPALNLIPEISGNRLIVSVRLMRLEADGRLHACNEDAAFELTLCA
- a CDS encoding A24 family peptidase, which gives rise to MVLEAWLDAAIGGVIGLLVGSFLNVVIYRLPKMMERQWAAELAQVEASNQGKEPPEDTQLTFNLMTPRSRCPACGHLVRWHENIPVLSYLFLRGRCSSCKTRISPRYPLVELATGALFFFCLHRWGLTPAGLAWCGFSAALVALAFIDWDTTLLPDDITLPLLWAGLLASAMQWTNVPLYASVMGAAAGYLSLWLVYWGFKLATGKEGMGYGDFKLFAALGAWFGWQALVPIILMSSVIGAIIGIAMKIFSSLREGGYIPFGPFLVGAGFTAMVFGPNAILGTVLGLLGL
- the rpmA gene encoding 50S ribosomal protein L27, which produces MAQKKGGGSTRNGRDSKPKMLGVKAFGGELISAGSIIVRQRGTRFHPGTNVGVGKDHTLFALVDGHVSFGTKGALSKSTVNVTPA